A genomic region of Antennarius striatus isolate MH-2024 chromosome 16, ASM4005453v1, whole genome shotgun sequence contains the following coding sequences:
- the foxj1a gene encoding forkhead box protein J1-A: MLSLSCTDPWPEGSVGLEEEVVTAAAQVEQRDLQGTGTGSGTGTGSGTGSDVSLDDSLTSLQWLQEFSILDANVPHQSHQRHHLFGHQPLGSDAPASPLAGDPASIGMPLTPGKPTAAAYSRMQPFPGIVAHGHCPDDVDYKTNAHIKPPYSYATLICMAMKASKKSKMTLSSIYKWITDNYCFYRHADPTWHNSIRHNLSLNKCFIKVPRQKDEPGKGGFWRIDPVYAERLLSGAQKKRQMLPVQINPALQNRLRINVQSQSRSPCSPTGDHRSLAVNPESQQLLREFEEATGADQNWDPHLAEGTMLGSWPVVRGRSGHKRKLGSRHNAAKVPRHCSSPLLSVDEPKEVGPLKGDFDWDALLDSALSGELTLEGGESLSPIFKEDDLAVRGAHVGPVDAATESVDIQVLVEAQRSGVPDEEPLLPTAFLEAPWPEEEEPSRHDFLCSSSVNLDQLFDLGDSLGGDPTTRIEIFL; encoded by the exons ATGCTGTCTCTGAGCTGCACCGACCCCTGGCCTGAAGGCTCGgtggggctggaggaggaggtggtgaccGCCGCCGCCCAGGTGGAGCAGCGGGACCTCCAGGGCACCGGCACCGGCAGCGGCACCGGCACCGGCAGCGGCACCGGCAGTGACGTCAGCCTGGACGACAGCCTGACCAGTCTGCAGTGGCTGCAGGAGTTCTCCATCCTGGACGCCAACGTGCCGCACCAGTCCCACCAGCGGCACCACCTGTTCGGACACCAGCCGCTGGGCTCCGACGCCCCCGCGTCCCCTCTGGCCGGGGACCCCGCCTCCATCGGGATGCCCCTGACCCCCGGGAAGCCCACCGCGGCGGCCTACAGCCGCATGCAGCCCTTCCCCGGCATCGTGGCCCACGGCCACTGCCCCGATGACGTGGACTACAAGACCAACGCGCACATCAAGCCTCCGTATTCGTACGCGACCCTCATCTGCATGGCGATGAAGGCGAGCAAGAAGAGCAAGATGACCCTCTCCAGCATCTACAAGTGGATCACCGACAACTACTGCTTCTACAGACACGCTGACCCCACGTGGCAt AACTCCATCCGACACAACCTGTCCCTCAACAAGTGCTTCATCAAGGTCCCCCGCCAGAAGGACGAGCCGGGGAAGGGTGGCTTCTGGAGGATTGACCCGGTGTACGCCGAGCGACTCCTGAGCGGCGCCCAAAAGAAGAGACAAATGCTTCCGGTCCAGATCAACCCGGCCCTTCAGAACCGGCTCCGAATCAACGTCCAGTCCCAGTCCAGGAGTCCCTGCAGCCCCACGGGAGACCACCGCAGCCTGGCCGTCAACCCAGAGTCGCAGCAGCTCCTGCGAGAGTTTGAAGAAGCAACCGGTGCTGACCAGAACTGGGACCCCCATTTAGCCGAAGGTACCATGCTGGGGTCCTGGCCGGTGGTCCGGGGGCGGAGTGGGCACAAGAGGAAGCTGGGCTCCCGACACAACGCCGCCAAAGTCCCTCGGCATTGCAGCTCCCCACTGCTCTCCGTGGACGAACCCAAGGAGGTGGGACCTCTGAAAGGGGACTTTGACTGGGACGCTCTGCTGGACTCGGCCCTCAGCGGGGAGCTCACTTTGGAAGGAGGGGAGTCTCTGAGTCCCATCTTCAAAGAGGACGACCTGGCAGTGAGAGGGGCCCACGTCGGTCCTGTTGACGCTGCCACCGAGTCAGTGGACATCCAAGTGTTGGTGGAGGCCCAAAGGAGTGGCGTACCGGATGAGGAACCCTTACTCCCCACAGCCTTCCTGGAGGCCCCCtggccagaggaggaggagccaagCCGCCATGACTTCCTGTGTAGCTCCAGCGTCAACCTGGACCAGCTGTTTGACCTCGGAGACTCATTAGGCGGAGACCCGACCACCCGTATCGAGATATTCCTTTGA
- the ubald2 gene encoding UBA-like domain-containing protein 2, producing MDELRHQVMINQFVLTAGCAADQAKQLLQAAHWQFETALSSFFQEANIPAHHQMMCTPRNTPATPPNFPDAITMFSKLRASEGGGGPSQVSMACSPPTPSSSSSSGFGSFWASSPPSHQPVWLPPSSPTMHHYHHHMQQTPMWPPVSQASGSQQPPVVSALHGQR from the exons ATGGACGAGCTGCGGCACCAGGTCATGATCAACCAGTTTGTTTTGACGGCCGGTTGCGCCGCCGATCAGGCGAAGCAGCTCCTCCAGGCGGCCCACTGGCAGTTCGAG ACGGCCTTAAGCTCCTTCTTCCAGGAGGCAAACATCCCCGCCCACCACCAGATG ATGTGCACGCCCAGAAACACCCCGGCCACGCCCCCCAACTTCCCGGACGCCATCACCATGTTCTCCAAGCTGAGGGCGTCGGAAGGCGGCGGCGGCCCCTCCCAGGTGTCGATGGCGTGCTCCCCCCCGACCCCCTCGTCGTCATCGTCGTCGGGGTTCGGCTCCTTCTGGGCCTCCTCGCCCCCCAGCCACCAGCCCGTCTGGCTGCCGCCGTCgtctcccacaatgcaccactaccaccaccacatGCAACAGACTCCTATGTGGCCCCCCGTCTCTCAGGCCAGCGGCTCCCAGCAGCCCCCTGTCGTATCGGCGCTGCACGGCCAGAGATGA